A single genomic interval of Lewinellaceae bacterium harbors:
- a CDS encoding glutamine synthetase beta-grasp domain-containing protein, giving the protein MSKSKLEYIWLDGSTPTQGLRSKTKIVEDFSGKLEDCPMWSFDGSSTGQAPGGSSDCLLKPVALFTDPDRKNGYLVMTEVLNADGTPHVTNGRATIEDDDNDFWFGFEQEYFLWDPETDKPLGFPANGFPAPQGPYYCSVGAKNAFGRSIIEEHLDLCLDAGVDVEGINAEVAAGQWEFQTFAKGAKHAGDHTWVARYLMERTAEKYGVAVNWHCKPIKGDWNGSGMHANFSNSLLRTAGDKATYEKICDAFGKVIKEHIAVYGADNHLRLTGLHETQSIDKFSYGISDRGASIRIPIATVDRGWKGWLEDRRPNSAADPYKVAARIVETVSKASKAITG; this is encoded by the coding sequence ATGTCAAAATCAAAACTGGAATACATTTGGTTGGATGGATCTACGCCAACCCAGGGACTTAGAAGCAAAACGAAGATCGTCGAAGATTTTAGCGGCAAGCTGGAAGACTGTCCAATGTGGTCATTCGACGGTAGTTCCACAGGCCAGGCCCCAGGCGGTTCTTCGGACTGTCTGTTGAAGCCGGTTGCACTGTTCACTGATCCTGATCGTAAGAATGGGTACCTGGTAATGACTGAAGTCTTGAATGCAGATGGTACGCCACACGTTACCAATGGCCGCGCCACCATCGAAGACGATGATAATGACTTCTGGTTTGGTTTTGAGCAGGAATATTTCCTGTGGGACCCTGAGACCGATAAACCGCTGGGCTTTCCGGCAAATGGTTTCCCGGCACCACAGGGGCCTTATTACTGTTCCGTAGGTGCAAAAAATGCCTTCGGACGTTCGATCATTGAAGAGCATCTGGATCTTTGTCTTGATGCTGGTGTAGATGTGGAAGGTATCAATGCCGAGGTTGCTGCCGGACAGTGGGAGTTTCAGACCTTTGCCAAAGGCGCTAAACACGCCGGAGACCATACCTGGGTAGCTCGTTATCTGATGGAGCGTACTGCTGAAAAATATGGCGTAGCCGTTAACTGGCACTGTAAGCCGATCAAAGGAGACTGGAATGGTTCCGGCATGCACGCCAATTTCTCCAATTCGCTGCTGCGCACCGCTGGTGACAAAGCAACTTATGAGAAGATCTGCGATGCTTTCGGTAAAGTGATCAAGGAGCACATTGCAGTGTATGGCGCTGATAACCACCTGCGTCTGACCGGATTGCATGAAACACAATCCATCGACAAATTCAGCTACGGTATTTCTGACCGCGGAGCATCGATCCGTATTCCGATTGCTACGGTTGACCGCGGATGGAAAGGCTGGTTGGAAGATCGTCGCCCCAATTCTGCAGCAGATCCATACAAAGTTGCTGCCCGGATTGTTGAAACGGTAAGTAAAGCCAGTAAGGCAATTACTGGATAA
- a CDS encoding alpha/beta fold hydrolase, protein MYRILIPLLIFIGCQSPSPDQALVDSAEYATLNGFTFFIRQIGSGEPVLVCHGGPGLDHTYLMPQMGKLGKQARMIFYDQRACGLSGHIVDSGMMRLDTFIADMEAIRQHLGLEKMSLLGHSFGGFLAMAYTSRYPDRISHLILMNSMPPTYTLWQQGNDALFNRISPEQHQEITAVQQSDAYMLGEAKGYEDLFRVMYKLQFDNPALIDSLNITLQPDFETTSQTFNTMMPDMINYDFTQKLQRLKAPTLVIYGDQEAGADGAIRAFKTINPAWEVVKLAHCGHFPYIEAMPELEKYVGALLKQ, encoded by the coding sequence ATGTATCGCATTCTTATCCCCCTCTTGATATTTATTGGTTGTCAGTCTCCCTCGCCTGATCAGGCGCTTGTGGACAGTGCAGAGTACGCCACACTGAATGGCTTTACCTTTTTTATCCGGCAAATTGGCTCTGGCGAACCAGTCCTCGTATGCCATGGCGGCCCAGGTTTGGATCACACTTACCTCATGCCGCAAATGGGTAAGCTGGGAAAGCAGGCGCGGATGATTTTTTACGATCAGCGGGCCTGTGGCCTGTCAGGACATATTGTAGACTCAGGTATGATGCGACTGGACACTTTTATAGCGGATATGGAAGCAATACGGCAGCACCTTGGTCTCGAAAAAATGAGCTTACTCGGTCACTCATTCGGTGGATTTCTGGCCATGGCCTATACCTCCCGGTATCCGGACCGGATCAGTCATCTTATCCTGATGAACAGTATGCCTCCTACCTATACGCTGTGGCAACAAGGGAACGATGCCTTGTTCAACCGCATATCCCCGGAACAACATCAGGAGATTACCGCAGTACAGCAATCCGACGCCTACATGTTAGGAGAAGCAAAAGGATACGAAGACCTTTTCAGGGTTATGTACAAACTCCAATTCGACAATCCTGCATTGATCGATTCTTTAAACATTACTCTGCAACCTGATTTCGAAACCACCAGCCAGACCTTTAACACCATGATGCCGGATATGATCAATTACGATTTTACCCAGAAGTTACAACGCCTGAAAGCACCTACGCTGGTCATTTACGGCGATCAGGAAGCGGGTGCGGATGGGGCGATCCGTGCATTTAAGACCATTAATCCGGCGTGGGAAGTGGTTAAATTAGCTCACTGCGGACATTTCCCTTATATCGAGGCTATGCCTGAGCTGGAGAAATATGTTGGCGCACTGTTGAAACAATAA
- a CDS encoding methyltransferase domain-containing protein, translating into MDQYIHGYASEEQRRLAKLNELLNRRCISQLPLKPGMRVLDVGSGLGMFSAQMADKVGFSGQVLGVEKSEAQLDRAGAWLEGRPQLHYRQGDAYQLPLDEEERGHFDLVHTRFLLEHLRSPEMAVHQMVDAARPGGQVVLVDDDHLRFTLFPELPSFEAIWYAYLRSYEVIGNDPYIGRKLVALLKEAGCTSIRNDFIFFGSNADQSDFTDYVRNIAEIIEQARTVIREYQLLPEAEFDSGLKDFEQWQYHPHATIWYQVCWAEGIKPF; encoded by the coding sequence ATGGATCAATACATTCATGGCTATGCCTCCGAAGAACAACGCCGTCTGGCCAAACTAAACGAGTTGCTTAACCGGCGTTGCATTTCACAATTACCGCTTAAGCCCGGAATGCGGGTTCTGGATGTGGGTTCAGGACTCGGTATGTTTTCCGCTCAAATGGCAGATAAGGTGGGCTTCTCGGGTCAGGTGCTGGGAGTGGAAAAAAGTGAGGCACAGCTGGATAGGGCAGGAGCTTGGCTGGAAGGCCGGCCTCAGCTGCACTATCGCCAGGGAGACGCATATCAGCTTCCGTTGGATGAAGAGGAGAGAGGTCATTTTGACCTGGTACATACCCGATTTTTATTGGAACATTTGCGATCTCCCGAAATGGCAGTTCACCAGATGGTGGATGCAGCCCGACCGGGTGGACAGGTCGTATTGGTGGATGACGACCATTTGCGGTTCACCTTATTTCCTGAACTGCCTTCTTTTGAGGCGATTTGGTATGCTTACCTGAGAAGTTACGAAGTTATAGGTAATGATCCATACATCGGCCGGAAGCTGGTGGCCTTACTTAAAGAGGCGGGTTGTACATCCATCCGCAATGATTTCATCTTTTTTGGTTCCAATGCCGACCAGTCCGACTTTACCGATTATGTCCGTAACATTGCCGAAATCATCGAGCAGGCAAGGACGGTAATCCGGGAATATCAATTGTTGCCAGAGGCAGAATTTGATTCCGGACTGAAGGATTTTGAACAATGGCAATATCATCCACATGCTACCATATGGTACCAGGTGTGCTGGGCAGAAGGGATAAAACCTTTCTGA
- a CDS encoding TetR/AcrR family transcriptional regulator — translation MKPNEITTREWIIQQAATLFNTKGYYACSLSDIMDATHLRKGGIYNYFRNKEEIALAAFDHAFQLVLQRFRSKLNQADTSWDKLHIIIDVLASMAFEPVIAGGCPIFNISVEAPRLDPALALKAKHGMQMLTRYIEIKLEEGELQGEFSCSRSYQEIASTIVGSIEGANIVARTLDDPGRLHWAVNHAKEYLAQNCFKP, via the coding sequence ATGAAGCCAAATGAAATAACCACCAGGGAGTGGATCATCCAGCAGGCAGCAACCCTGTTTAACACGAAGGGCTATTATGCTTGCAGCCTGAGTGATATCATGGATGCGACCCATCTGCGGAAAGGAGGGATCTATAATTATTTCCGCAACAAGGAAGAAATTGCCCTGGCTGCTTTTGACCATGCCTTCCAGCTGGTCCTGCAACGATTTCGTTCGAAACTGAATCAGGCCGACACCAGTTGGGACAAACTCCATATCATCATCGACGTTCTGGCATCCATGGCTTTTGAGCCCGTAATTGCTGGGGGATGCCCGATATTTAATATTTCTGTGGAGGCGCCAAGACTGGATCCGGCACTTGCCCTAAAAGCAAAACACGGTATGCAGATGTTAACCCGTTATATCGAAATTAAGCTGGAAGAGGGAGAGCTGCAGGGGGAATTTTCCTGCAGCCGTTCTTATCAGGAAATAGCTTCCACCATAGTCGGAAGTATCGAAGGGGCAAATATCGTTGCCAGGACTCTGGATGATCCTGGCCGGCTGCATTGGGCGGTTAATCACGCCAAGGAATATCTGGCACAAAATTGCTTTAAACCCTAA
- a CDS encoding alpha/beta fold hydrolase, giving the protein MNRPIGLAAEAKKKKRNKRKTPVSLRIIRSTMKTLEKVSPKLANFVAWRLFCTPFRHKIPEREKAAHQSAQKSTLGIGHLSICTYRWGHPADPMVLFMHGWSGRATQVSSMLPHLLNAGYQVLAIDAPAHGQSSGKTTNILELVQVVEHLGHQFPLVAAIGHSFGGVALHYSSRNAILFSKLVTISSPMESTFILQDFMEKIGGTPALAHRIREYVRNKFNMEFDAVSPLYPDVWSVYPDWLIVHDNDDRDVPVNQAHAVKNHPLKPQQVITSGLGHYRILRDDHVSQVIIDWLRR; this is encoded by the coding sequence ATGAACAGACCGATCGGTTTGGCGGCTGAAGCCAAAAAGAAGAAGCGCAACAAACGCAAGACTCCGGTTTCTTTACGTATTATCAGGTCTACCATGAAAACACTGGAAAAGGTGTCCCCGAAGCTAGCCAACTTTGTCGCCTGGCGTCTCTTTTGTACACCATTCCGGCATAAAATACCTGAACGGGAAAAAGCAGCCCATCAAAGTGCGCAAAAATCAACACTCGGGATAGGTCATCTTTCCATTTGTACTTACCGGTGGGGACACCCGGCGGATCCCATGGTCCTATTCATGCATGGATGGTCTGGCCGGGCAACACAGGTTTCCAGCATGCTGCCACATTTGCTGAATGCAGGTTATCAGGTGCTTGCCATCGATGCCCCTGCGCACGGTCAATCAAGCGGTAAGACAACCAATATCCTGGAATTGGTGCAGGTCGTGGAACACCTGGGCCATCAATTTCCACTGGTTGCAGCGATAGGTCACAGCTTTGGTGGCGTAGCCCTCCATTATTCCAGCCGGAATGCAATCTTATTTTCCAAACTGGTCACCATCAGTTCTCCAATGGAGAGTACATTCATCTTACAGGACTTCATGGAGAAAATAGGCGGTACACCTGCGCTAGCTCACCGTATCCGGGAATACGTCCGGAATAAATTTAATATGGAATTTGACGCTGTTTCTCCTTTGTATCCCGATGTCTGGTCCGTATATCCGGACTGGTTGATCGTCCACGACAATGATGATCGCGATGTGCCGGTCAATCAGGCTCATGCAGTTAAAAATCATCCACTTAAACCTCAACAGGTTATTACCAGCGGACTGGGACATTACCGGATCCTCAGGGATGATCATGTGAGTCAGGTCATCATTGACTGGCTCCGGAGATAA
- a CDS encoding sigma-70 family RNA polymerase sigma factor: MLTMPKQHDIISIIEGCKTNDRRSQEQLYRIYFPAMAQMCHRFTRDQDRIIDIVNNGFLRAFQKIHLYEHKGSFEGWLRRLVFHAISDYFKKENRYLKFLILDEKDDSIREEAIHSLYYEDLMSLIEDLPYMSKQVFILFAIEGHSHDEIAKQLEIQEGTSKWHLSNARKILKDRIQKTQKNEQLAR, translated from the coding sequence ATTTTAACTATGCCGAAACAGCACGATATCATATCGATCATAGAAGGGTGTAAAACAAATGACCGGCGGAGTCAGGAGCAGCTCTATCGCATCTATTTTCCTGCCATGGCCCAAATGTGTCACCGTTTCACCCGTGATCAGGATCGTATCATTGATATTGTCAATAACGGATTCCTCCGTGCCTTTCAAAAAATACACCTTTATGAGCACAAGGGATCTTTTGAAGGCTGGTTACGGCGTCTGGTATTCCATGCGATCTCCGACTATTTTAAGAAGGAAAACCGGTATTTGAAATTTTTGATCCTGGACGAAAAAGACGATTCCATCCGGGAAGAAGCTATCCACTCCCTCTATTACGAAGATTTGATGAGCCTGATTGAAGATCTTCCTTACATGAGCAAACAGGTTTTTATTCTTTTTGCCATCGAAGGACACTCTCATGATGAAATCGCAAAACAACTGGAGATCCAGGAAGGAACCAGTAAATGGCACCTTTCCAATGCTCGTAAGATCCTGAAGGACCGAATTCAAAAAACGCAGAAAAATGAGCAACTCGCAAGATAA
- a CDS encoding molybdenum cofactor biosynthesis protein MoaE, translating to MEVQIHLTSQPLDTDGIYHFLQTPSSGGIVVFTGTVRDHHQDQQVIKLEFEAYEPMALKEMNQLAQICSEQWPCHRIAIHHRLGTLGIGEAPVIIGVSSAHRQEAFAACQFLIDSLKERVPIWKKEFFTDGSHWVSAHP from the coding sequence ATGGAAGTACAAATACATCTTACCAGTCAACCACTGGATACTGACGGCATTTATCATTTCCTGCAAACCCCGTCCAGTGGGGGTATAGTCGTGTTCACCGGCACCGTACGTGATCATCACCAGGACCAGCAGGTAATCAAACTGGAATTTGAAGCTTATGAGCCTATGGCTCTGAAAGAAATGAATCAGCTGGCACAGATATGCAGTGAACAATGGCCATGTCACCGTATTGCCATACATCACCGGTTGGGTACGTTAGGGATAGGTGAAGCCCCGGTCATCATCGGGGTATCCAGTGCACACCGCCAGGAAGCATTTGCAGCTTGTCAGTTTTTAATCGATTCATTGAAAGAAAGGGTGCCGATCTGGAAAAAGGAATTCTTTACCGATGGGTCACACTGGGTATCAGCACATCCTTAA
- a CDS encoding MoaD/ThiS family protein translates to MKPQTTETLSVRILAFGIAKDILEDNVLWMDLEPGSNVSDLKYALLEAFPAFEKLQYVRFAINESYVADDEIILPDDEIAIIPPVSGG, encoded by the coding sequence ATGAAACCACAAACTACTGAAACCCTCTCCGTACGAATCCTGGCATTTGGAATTGCCAAGGATATCCTCGAGGATAACGTACTTTGGATGGATCTGGAGCCCGGCTCTAATGTTTCCGATCTTAAATATGCCTTATTGGAAGCATTTCCGGCTTTCGAGAAATTACAGTATGTACGTTTTGCTATCAATGAGTCGTATGTCGCTGACGATGAGATCATACTTCCGGATGATGAAATTGCAATTATACCGCCGGTAAGCGGTGGGTAA
- a CDS encoding nucleotidyltransferase family protein: MTTRAISAIILAAGTGTRMKSNKPLSLLHGKPLISYCLSLMDEIPVQERILVVGHQAELLYPLVSGKPYWTIYNHDYQQGIGGSIAAGIQVASPDTSGYMIVLADMPLLQREPLTAMVDKFFQADDSVWIMRPVYEGEPGHPVLFHSRMRPLLSKLRGTQGAKEIIGNHTDHVRLIPWPDASCLVDVDTQEDISRLNE; the protein is encoded by the coding sequence ATGACTACCAGAGCAATCTCCGCAATAATCCTGGCTGCCGGAACAGGCACAAGAATGAAAAGCAACAAGCCCCTGTCATTATTACATGGCAAGCCGCTGATCAGCTATTGCTTGTCATTGATGGACGAAATACCAGTACAGGAACGCATCCTGGTAGTTGGACATCAGGCCGAATTATTGTACCCATTGGTTTCCGGGAAACCATACTGGACAATTTATAACCATGATTATCAGCAAGGCATTGGTGGCTCCATTGCCGCTGGCATACAGGTGGCATCTCCTGACACATCCGGATATATGATCGTTCTGGCTGACATGCCGTTACTCCAACGAGAGCCTCTTACTGCAATGGTGGATAAATTTTTTCAGGCTGATGATTCGGTTTGGATCATGCGCCCCGTTTATGAAGGGGAACCTGGTCATCCCGTTTTGTTCCACTCCAGGATGCGTCCTTTATTAAGCAAATTGAGAGGGACACAGGGAGCGAAGGAAATCATTGGAAACCATACCGACCATGTTCGTTTAATTCCCTGGCCGGATGCCTCCTGCCTGGTGGATGTGGATACCCAGGAAGACATTAGCAGGCTAAATGAGTAA
- a CDS encoding HmuY family protein — protein MTKNTFWVLALIALGFTACKKDETVTPSDPLTVETFNNLFAPNDEINRETGEILKENNFVKFSFSAKDTVSDDSWDLAFKGTKILVNGGSGSENVTRTGHAGAIIKDGIFDEMITAPEDSEYRQDSGSDLAIPTGSNNGWYVYNDAAYLITPIAGKVIFVRTHDDKYAKLEILSYYKDAPANPDAFTDQTATYTFRFIYQEDGSKNLQ, from the coding sequence ATGACTAAGAACACATTTTGGGTATTGGCTCTCATAGCCCTTGGATTCACAGCCTGTAAAAAAGATGAGACAGTGACTCCGAGCGATCCACTCACCGTAGAGACGTTTAATAATCTCTTTGCACCCAATGACGAGATTAACCGTGAAACCGGTGAGATCCTCAAGGAAAATAACTTCGTTAAATTTAGCTTCAGCGCAAAAGATACGGTATCGGATGATTCCTGGGATCTTGCCTTCAAAGGCACCAAGATCCTGGTCAATGGAGGCTCAGGATCCGAGAATGTAACCCGGACCGGCCATGCTGGTGCCATTATTAAGGATGGCATATTTGATGAGATGATTACGGCACCAGAAGATAGCGAATACCGTCAGGATAGTGGAAGTGACCTTGCCATTCCCACAGGGAGTAATAATGGCTGGTACGTCTACAACGATGCCGCTTACCTGATTACACCCATTGCCGGCAAAGTGATCTTCGTCCGGACACATGATGATAAATATGCGAAACTGGAGATCCTGAGTTATTACAAGGATGCTCCCGCCAATCCGGATGCATTTACGGATCAGACTGCCACGTATACCTTCCGTTTCATTTATCAGGAGGACGGAAGTAAAAATCTTCAGTAG
- a CDS encoding TonB-dependent receptor: MYIDQPEVIISATKMARTQDQLPIPVQVIGKKEIQQTGAMRLQDILQQQSGINTVSMLGTGVQMQGLDPDYTQILIDGEPLTGRSGGTLDLSRIVLGNVRQIEILKGPASSLYGSNALAGVINIITDQPAGKSMTVRTLVSPIQLPDIQTSLQWSGKKIKSSLFADYLKSPGYDLDNETYGKTVEPYHQVTLHGKISAQLGTYTKWNASVRNVSQTQWNAYEVTTPADIVTGNTYQKEWLAATNLTHFWNQHLKHTYRFSYSTFSQDLLLLRQESGNVEENFQFYQQFLKPEWQQELIFRDLTWHLGAGGEWEEVQSDRYEVTRRRAHPYGFTQLEWNHASWQLLASSRYDNYVDIASSFSPKLSLKYQLNKSVSAGGGWGQGFKVPDFRQLYLNFANSVAGYQVLGAIELPTVLADLESQNLIDQYLVNTSQFGNIQPERSNSGQFFINYEGKGGNRMQLQLFRNDINQLIETLPVARRTNGQLIYSYLNLDRVFTQGIEWCGTLQLAPQWQLKSSYQFLEAKDKQVLDAIDQGTIYRRNPETLKTERLTRKDYGGLFNRSAHQAQIQLMFDSHNGWQAQARYTYRSRFGFADLNGNSVLDAANEYVAGYGVGYLSVQKYWQAWIFKAGVDNLFNYRNAAYLPQIPGITPYLGFEYQIDFHNHNHK, from the coding sequence ATGTACATCGATCAACCTGAGGTGATCATTTCAGCAACTAAAATGGCCCGGACTCAGGACCAGCTGCCTATTCCGGTCCAGGTGATCGGTAAAAAAGAGATTCAGCAGACCGGTGCGATGCGCCTGCAGGATATACTGCAACAGCAAAGTGGCATCAATACCGTTTCCATGCTTGGTACCGGGGTCCAGATGCAAGGGTTAGATCCGGATTATACTCAAATCCTCATCGATGGCGAGCCGCTTACTGGTCGCAGTGGTGGAACCCTGGACCTGTCCCGTATAGTACTCGGAAATGTCCGACAAATTGAGATTTTAAAAGGGCCCGCTTCAAGCCTCTACGGTAGTAATGCCTTAGCCGGGGTAATCAACATCATTACGGACCAGCCAGCAGGTAAATCAATGACTGTTCGCACGCTGGTAAGCCCCATTCAACTACCCGATATTCAGACCTCCCTCCAATGGAGCGGGAAAAAAATCAAGTCTTCCCTATTTGCCGATTATCTAAAATCTCCGGGATACGATCTCGATAACGAAACGTATGGCAAGACGGTTGAACCGTATCATCAGGTGACCCTGCATGGAAAGATCTCTGCACAGCTTGGCACGTACACCAAATGGAATGCCTCAGTCCGCAATGTAAGTCAAACTCAATGGAATGCCTATGAAGTCACCACTCCGGCAGATATCGTCACCGGCAATACGTATCAGAAGGAGTGGCTGGCAGCAACCAATCTGACTCATTTCTGGAACCAGCATCTTAAACATACCTACCGGTTCAGCTATTCTACCTTCAGCCAGGATCTTTTGTTGTTACGGCAGGAATCCGGTAACGTTGAAGAGAACTTCCAATTCTACCAGCAGTTTCTGAAGCCAGAGTGGCAACAAGAATTGATTTTCCGTGACCTGACCTGGCATTTGGGTGCAGGAGGTGAATGGGAGGAAGTCCAGTCCGACCGTTATGAAGTGACCCGCCGCAGGGCTCACCCGTATGGCTTCACTCAATTGGAATGGAATCATGCTTCCTGGCAGCTACTGGCATCGTCACGATATGACAATTACGTCGACATCGCCTCCAGCTTCAGTCCAAAATTATCTCTGAAATACCAACTGAACAAATCCGTTTCAGCCGGCGGTGGTTGGGGTCAGGGTTTTAAAGTTCCAGACTTCCGGCAATTGTACCTCAACTTTGCAAATTCGGTCGCTGGCTATCAGGTGCTTGGCGCTATAGAGTTACCAACAGTCCTGGCTGATCTGGAATCACAAAACCTGATCGATCAATATCTGGTCAATACCAGTCAATTCGGAAATATTCAGCCTGAACGGTCTAACTCAGGTCAATTCTTTATCAACTATGAAGGCAAAGGAGGGAACCGCATGCAGCTGCAATTGTTCCGTAACGACATCAATCAGCTGATCGAAACCTTACCGGTTGCCAGAAGAACCAATGGCCAGCTTATCTATTCCTATCTGAATCTGGACCGCGTATTCACCCAGGGTATCGAATGGTGTGGAACGTTACAACTGGCACCACAATGGCAGTTAAAATCATCCTACCAGTTCCTGGAAGCGAAAGACAAGCAAGTGCTGGATGCCATCGACCAGGGAACGATCTACCGGCGTAACCCGGAAACCCTGAAGACGGAACGTCTGACCCGTAAGGATTATGGTGGATTATTCAACCGTTCAGCCCATCAGGCACAGATCCAGCTGATGTTTGATTCACATAATGGCTGGCAGGCACAAGCCCGTTATACCTATCGCAGCCGTTTTGGATTTGCCGATCTGAACGGTAATTCGGTACTCGACGCTGCCAATGAATATGTAGCCGGATATGGGGTAGGATATTTATCGGTCCAGAAATACTGGCAGGCCTGGATTTTTAAAGCTGGTGTAGATAATCTGTTCAACTACCGGAATGCTGCTTATTTACCGCAAATACCCGGTATCACCCCCTATCTGGGTTTCGAATATCAAATCGATTTTCACAATCACAATCATAAATGA
- a CDS encoding pirin family protein — protein sequence MEPKKIKLISTAEMVNMDGNLILQALPIHELERGDPILLIHHWKTEIPAESRVRELGVAPHPHRGFSPVTFVFEGAMEHRDSRGNRGVVGPGGAQWMHAGMGIMHSERPPKELAGAGGMLELIQFWVNVPSQSKMIQPSYQNIPREEIPVISSEQGLLEIRLVAGTISDTRGPAQVLSPVTAMQIYARGKDQINFEVGEGQQMFFYALDGLFKLNGKVIGPTQVALLPPEGTSIGLEALEAGRAVLVGGKPIEEPVLQYGPYVVTNQTEVLQAMRDYQLGKMGILIEDF from the coding sequence ATGGAACCAAAGAAGATTAAGCTGATCAGCACGGCTGAGATGGTAAACATGGACGGCAATCTGATCCTTCAGGCATTACCCATTCATGAATTGGAGCGTGGGGATCCTATCCTTTTGATTCACCACTGGAAGACTGAAATACCAGCGGAAAGCAGGGTACGTGAATTAGGGGTGGCACCTCATCCCCATCGTGGCTTTTCACCGGTAACGTTTGTTTTTGAAGGCGCCATGGAACATCGTGACAGTCGTGGTAACCGGGGAGTTGTCGGACCTGGTGGCGCCCAGTGGATGCATGCCGGTATGGGCATCATGCATAGTGAGCGACCGCCTAAAGAACTGGCAGGGGCTGGTGGAATGCTGGAGTTGATTCAGTTTTGGGTTAATGTGCCCAGCCAGTCGAAAATGATCCAACCCAGTTATCAGAATATCCCCAGGGAAGAGATCCCGGTAATCTCTTCTGAGCAGGGGTTGTTAGAAATCAGATTGGTCGCCGGGACCATTTCTGACACCCGGGGTCCGGCACAGGTCTTATCACCCGTGACAGCTATGCAGATCTATGCCCGGGGAAAGGACCAGATCAATTTTGAGGTCGGTGAAGGCCAACAGATGTTTTTTTATGCATTGGACGGACTGTTTAAACTAAATGGCAAGGTGATCGGTCCCACTCAGGTGGCTTTGTTACCGCCGGAAGGAACCAGTATTGGACTGGAAGCTCTTGAAGCAGGTCGTGCCGTTTTGGTCGGTGGCAAACCCATCGAAGAGCCGGTGTTACAATATGGCCCCTATGTCGTTACCAACCAGACCGAAGTATTGCAGGCGATGCGAGACTATCAGTTGGGGAAAATGGGTATATTGATCGAAGACTTTTAA
- a CDS encoding (4Fe-4S)-binding protein, with translation MSSDKEIQKEYTNGDITVVWKPETCIHSTICWHGLIEVFDPRNKPWVDMKGAPTEDIIQQVDKCPSGALSYHYNDPSRRNLTEPSEKLPNVQIEVVENGPLRITGDISVHFVDGTLQQKTPRASFCRCGASSNKPFCDGSHRKIGFRG, from the coding sequence ATGAGCTCAGATAAAGAGATACAAAAAGAGTACACCAACGGCGATATAACAGTTGTATGGAAACCGGAGACGTGCATTCATTCTACCATTTGCTGGCATGGACTGATTGAGGTCTTTGATCCGCGTAATAAACCCTGGGTTGACATGAAGGGTGCGCCGACGGAGGATATCATCCAGCAGGTGGACAAGTGCCCTTCCGGAGCTCTCAGTTACCACTATAACGATCCTTCAAGACGGAACCTGACCGAGCCTTCTGAGAAATTACCCAACGTCCAGATTGAGGTCGTGGAGAATGGTCCGCTGCGCATTACCGGTGATATTTCGGTCCATTTTGTCGATGGAACTCTGCAGCAGAAGACGCCGAGAGCCAGCTTCTGTCGCTGCGGTGCATCTTCCAACAAACCATTTTGCGATGGAAGTCACAGGAAGATAGGTTTTAGGGGTTAA